The following coding sequences lie in one Gemmatimonadales bacterium genomic window:
- a CDS encoding Xaa-Pro peptidase family protein translates to MNVAETLTPEMLAQIRKILGDLRYDGWLLFDFHGLNPVATRVLGLGGGLATRRLFVFIPTSGRPTAIAHKIEVNRVEGFPGEVRTYAAWRELERELGAVLSGKRVAMEYSAKDAVPYLDRVPAGVVELVRAAGAEVVTSSELVTAIAARWSPEELQGHRRAAELIREIALAGFNRVHDWFAEGILPTEVGLQRWVLEAFDQAGLHTNSPPIVAVGEHSANPHHEPAAHYETAIQPGEVLLLDLWAGVTQDAVYADQTWMAFVGATPPADVVRVFEVVRDARDRAVALLSDKWREGWSITGADLDDAARKVINNAGFGEYFVHRTGHSIDRELHGSGPHLDNFETHDDRKLLPGIGFSVEPGVYLPGRFGVRSEINVVLHEEGPEVTPAEPQHELICL, encoded by the coding sequence ATGAACGTCGCCGAAACCCTGACACCCGAGATGCTGGCCCAGATTCGGAAGATCCTTGGCGATCTCCGGTACGATGGCTGGCTGCTGTTCGACTTCCACGGGCTCAACCCGGTGGCGACGCGCGTGCTGGGGCTGGGGGGCGGCCTGGCGACGCGCCGCCTCTTCGTCTTCATCCCCACCTCGGGCCGGCCCACGGCGATCGCCCACAAGATCGAGGTCAATCGCGTCGAGGGGTTCCCGGGCGAGGTCCGCACCTACGCGGCGTGGCGGGAGCTCGAGCGCGAGCTCGGAGCGGTCCTGTCGGGCAAGCGCGTCGCTATGGAGTACTCCGCGAAGGACGCCGTGCCATACCTCGACCGGGTGCCGGCGGGCGTCGTCGAGCTGGTGCGGGCTGCCGGAGCCGAAGTGGTGACGTCGTCCGAGCTCGTCACCGCGATAGCCGCCCGCTGGAGCCCCGAGGAGCTTCAAGGTCACCGCCGGGCGGCGGAGCTGATCCGCGAGATAGCGCTGGCCGGGTTCAATCGCGTCCACGACTGGTTCGCCGAAGGCATCCTGCCTACCGAAGTGGGCTTGCAGCGCTGGGTGCTCGAGGCGTTCGATCAGGCCGGACTGCACACCAACTCCCCTCCGATCGTCGCCGTCGGCGAGCACTCCGCCAACCCGCATCACGAGCCGGCGGCGCACTACGAAACGGCGATCCAGCCCGGCGAGGTGCTGTTGCTCGACCTGTGGGCTGGTGTTACGCAGGACGCCGTCTATGCCGACCAGACGTGGATGGCGTTCGTGGGAGCGACACCGCCGGCGGACGTGGTGCGCGTCTTCGAGGTGGTGCGCGACGCCCGCGACCGCGCGGTGGCGCTGCTGAGCGACAAGTGGCGCGAGGGCTGGTCGATCACCGGCGCCGACCTGGACGATGCGGCGCGCAAGGTGATCAACAACGCGGGGTTCGGCGAGTACTTCGTCCACCGCACCGGCCACTCGATCGACCGGGAGCTGCACGGCTCCGGCCCGCACCTCGACAACTTCGAGACGCACGACGACCGCAAGCTGCTGCCGGGGATCGGCTTCTCGGTCGAACCGGGCGTGTATCTTCCCGGCCGATTCGGCGTGCGAAGCGAGATCAACGTGGTGCTGCACGAGGAGGGGCCCGAGGTCACGCCGGCCGAGCCGCAGCACGAGCTGATCTGCCTATAG
- a CDS encoding DUF92 domain-containing protein, translated as MSFGQGAIRHGVRAQDSAGALPGPMGRGCGRGAPRALYRCVSAWLSPRGTLAAIAVGAAVAAGTGWRGLVLLAVFFVSSSLLTPGGGRRGPVQVAANGGIAASAALLSLGHAEWLLAFAGALAAAAADTWSTEIGGRSAAPPRLITTGAPVPPGTSGGVTLRGSLAGALGAGLIAVAAVLLGLAPAAAAPWIAAGGIAGGVADSLLGATLQARYRCAACGALGERPVHWCGGTGILVRGMRWITNDTVNLLATAVGAAVAAAPVALRGVRLA; from the coding sequence ATGAGCTTCGGTCAGGGCGCGATTCGTCACGGCGTGCGGGCGCAAGATAGCGCGGGCGCGCTCCCGGGACCAATGGGGCGCGGTTGCGGCCGCGGCGCGCCGCGCGCACTCTACCGCTGCGTGAGCGCCTGGCTTTCTCCCCGAGGCACCCTCGCCGCCATCGCGGTCGGTGCGGCCGTCGCCGCCGGTACGGGCTGGCGGGGTCTCGTGCTGCTCGCCGTGTTCTTCGTTTCATCGTCGCTGCTCACGCCCGGCGGAGGGCGCCGCGGGCCGGTCCAGGTCGCCGCCAACGGCGGCATCGCGGCCTCGGCGGCGCTGCTCTCGCTCGGTCACGCCGAGTGGCTGCTCGCCTTCGCGGGAGCGCTGGCAGCCGCCGCCGCCGACACCTGGTCCACGGAGATCGGCGGGCGGAGCGCGGCGCCGCCCCGGCTCATCACAACGGGAGCGCCCGTGCCGCCGGGAACCTCGGGCGGCGTGACGCTGCGGGGCTCGCTCGCGGGCGCCCTCGGCGCGGGGCTCATCGCGGTGGCTGCGGTGTTGTTAGGCCTCGCGCCGGCGGCCGCGGCGCCGTGGATCGCCGCGGGCGGCATCGCGGGGGGCGTCGCCGATTCGCTGCTCGGCGCGACACTCCAGGCGCGGTACCGGTGCGCGGCGTGCGGCGCGCTCGGCGAGCGGCCGGTGCACTGGTGCGGCGGGACTGGCATTCTGGTGCGCGGCATGAGGTGGATCACCAACGACACCGTGAACCTGCTCGCGACCGCCGTCGGCGCCGCCGTCGCCGCCGCACCTGTCGCCCTGCGCGGGGTCCGTCTAGCTTGA
- a CDS encoding FAD-dependent oxidoreductase produces MTDCDVLVVGGGPAGASTAAFAARAGLRVLLVERAVFPRHKACAEYLSPEASRDLEALGVLEEVEAAGAARLTGFRLVSDDGAAVVGRFASSHRYTPFRPYGLALPRATLDLIVLGAAIRSGAQVRQGVAVERLLVERGVVRGAVVRDGRRRKEIRARAVVGADGLNSIVARTLGLARWGSPRRLSLVAHLEDVADLADYGEMFAGDGRYVGIAPIGGGRVNVAAVVPDTDASLIAGDATAFFHAQLDRVPELRRRFAGARVVRRVMVTGPFARGTRRAAVDGALLVGDAADFFDPFTGEGIFAALRGGALAADALAAALARGEATREALRPYTAARRRAFLSKWVLERVVALGATRPSLMRRFTRQLSRRTGVADLWVGAAGDSVPVRALFDPRNLAALVM; encoded by the coding sequence GTGACGGACTGCGATGTTCTGGTGGTCGGCGGCGGCCCCGCCGGCGCCTCAACCGCCGCGTTCGCCGCCCGGGCCGGCCTCCGCGTGCTGCTAGTCGAGCGCGCCGTCTTCCCGCGACACAAGGCGTGCGCCGAGTACCTGAGTCCCGAGGCGTCGCGCGACCTCGAGGCGCTGGGCGTGCTCGAGGAAGTCGAAGCGGCGGGCGCGGCGAGGCTCACCGGGTTCCGTCTCGTCTCCGATGACGGTGCCGCGGTAGTGGGCAGGTTCGCGAGCAGCCACCGGTACACGCCATTCCGCCCGTACGGTCTGGCGCTCCCGCGCGCCACGCTCGACCTCATCGTGCTTGGGGCCGCGATCCGAAGCGGCGCACAGGTGCGCCAGGGCGTCGCCGTGGAACGCCTGCTGGTGGAGCGCGGGGTGGTGCGCGGCGCGGTGGTGCGCGACGGCCGGCGTCGCAAGGAGATCAGGGCGCGCGCGGTGGTCGGCGCGGACGGCCTGAACTCGATCGTGGCGCGCACGCTGGGGCTGGCGCGGTGGGGATCGCCGCGGCGCCTCTCGCTGGTGGCGCACCTCGAGGACGTGGCGGACCTGGCCGACTACGGGGAGATGTTCGCGGGAGACGGGCGCTACGTGGGGATCGCCCCCATCGGCGGCGGGCGGGTCAACGTCGCGGCGGTGGTGCCGGACACGGATGCCAGCCTCATCGCCGGCGACGCGACGGCGTTCTTCCACGCGCAGTTGGACCGGGTACCGGAGCTGCGGCGCCGGTTCGCGGGCGCGCGGGTGGTTCGGCGCGTGATGGTCACCGGCCCTTTCGCCCGAGGCACGCGGCGCGCCGCGGTGGACGGGGCGCTGCTGGTCGGCGACGCGGCCGATTTCTTCGACCCGTTCACGGGAGAGGGCATCTTCGCGGCACTTCGGGGCGGGGCGCTCGCCGCCGATGCGCTCGCCGCGGCGCTCGCCAGGGGAGAGGCAACCCGTGAGGCGCTGCGACCCTATACGGCGGCGCGGCGGCGCGCCTTCCTGAGCAAGTGGGTGCTGGAGCGCGTGGTCGCGCTGGGCGCCACCCGGCCCTCGCTCATGCGGCGCTTCACGCGGCAGCTCTCGCGCCGTACCGGTGTCGCGGACCTCTGGGTCGGCGCCGCCGGGGACTCCGTGCCGGTGCGGGCACTGTTCGATCCGCGCAACCTCGCCGCGCTCGTGATGTAG
- a CDS encoding flavin reductase family protein, with product MPLDPQRFRQTMGSLVTGVTVVAARDARGVLRGMTASSVTSLSLEPPMLLVCVGREADIHEALVSAPLFGVSVLAEGQEDLAERFATRGSQHFGDLDVGATPGGLPRIRGAIAQVECRRDAVYPAGDHTIVTGVVEWAATESGAPLCHFRSRYAGVVR from the coding sequence ATGCCGCTCGATCCGCAGCGCTTCCGCCAGACGATGGGCTCGCTAGTCACCGGTGTGACGGTCGTCGCGGCCCGCGACGCCCGGGGCGTGCTGCGCGGCATGACGGCCAGCTCGGTGACGTCGCTCTCGCTGGAACCGCCGATGCTGCTCGTCTGCGTGGGCCGCGAGGCCGACATCCACGAGGCGCTCGTGAGCGCTCCGCTCTTCGGCGTGAGCGTGCTCGCGGAGGGGCAGGAAGACCTCGCGGAACGTTTCGCGACGCGCGGCTCGCAGCATTTCGGCGACCTCGACGTCGGCGCGACGCCGGGAGGGCTGCCGCGGATCCGCGGCGCCATCGCCCAGGTCGAATGCCGCCGCGACGCGGTCTATCCGGCGGGCGACCACACCATCGTCACCGGCGTCGTCGAGTGGGCGGCCACCGAATCGGGCGCGCCGCTTTGCCACTTCCGCTCCCGCTATGCGGGGGTGGTTCGATGA
- a CDS encoding methyltransferase domain-containing protein produces the protein MMSSLRTWAAGAVETLDDPHTDSGTIVASLRDIARINRVFGGCRATVGRLDEFLAVCPAGASLTLLDVGTGTGDIPRAAAARAGRRGLTLRLVGLERHPAAAREAARQGGLAAVIADGGRLPMRTRSVDLVLCSKLLHHLPGAAGTRLLSEMDRVARRGVVVADIHRSALAAAGIWLASFPLRFHPATRHDGVISVFRGFSPAELHGACAAAHVAATIRSHPGWCLTAAWRPAGAQA, from the coding sequence ATGATGTCCTCGCTCCGCACCTGGGCCGCGGGCGCCGTGGAGACGCTCGACGATCCGCACACCGACTCCGGGACCATCGTCGCCTCGCTGCGCGACATCGCGCGCATCAATCGGGTCTTCGGCGGATGTCGGGCGACGGTAGGCCGGCTCGACGAGTTCCTCGCGGTCTGCCCGGCCGGCGCCTCGCTCACGCTGCTCGACGTCGGCACCGGCACCGGCGATATCCCGCGCGCCGCCGCCGCCCGCGCCGGCCGGCGCGGCCTAACCCTGAGGCTGGTCGGCCTGGAGCGGCACCCGGCCGCCGCCCGCGAGGCGGCGCGCCAGGGCGGTCTGGCCGCCGTCATCGCCGATGGCGGCCGCCTGCCGATGCGCACCCGGTCGGTCGACCTGGTGCTCTGCTCCAAGCTGCTGCACCACCTGCCCGGCGCGGCTGGCACCCGGCTGCTCTCGGAGATGGACCGGGTGGCCCGGCGGGGCGTCGTCGTCGCCGACATCCACCGCAGCGCCCTCGCCGCCGCGGGGATCTGGCTCGCGTCGTTCCCGCTTCGATTCCACCCCGCCACCCGGCACGACGGCGTGATCTCGGTGTTCCGCGGCTTCAGCCCGGCTGAGCTGCACGGAGCCTGTGCGGCGGCGCACGTCGCTGCCACGATCAGGAGCCATCCCGGCTGGTGCCTGACGGCGGCGTGGCGTCCGGCCGGAGCGCAGGCATGA
- a CDS encoding SRPBCC family protein — protein sequence MIQIDRRQVAAPLAGIFRAASDVERWPEWLPHYRWVRFLERRADGGIVEMAAWRPFGAFRYPTWWVSDMAIDREEPRIRYRHIRGITKGMDVAWEFAPGSTHVTVTITHRWDGPAWPLIRRPAAELVIGPVFVHGIAQRTLAGIARQAEKGEVA from the coding sequence ATGATCCAGATCGACCGGCGACAGGTCGCGGCCCCGCTCGCGGGCATCTTCCGCGCCGCCTCCGACGTGGAGCGCTGGCCGGAATGGCTGCCGCACTACCGCTGGGTTCGCTTCCTGGAGCGTCGCGCCGACGGCGGCATCGTCGAGATGGCCGCATGGCGCCCGTTCGGCGCGTTCCGTTACCCCACCTGGTGGGTGTCGGACATGGCGATCGACCGCGAGGAGCCTCGGATCCGGTACCGGCACATCAGGGGCATCACGAAGGGGATGGACGTCGCGTGGGAGTTCGCGCCCGGGAGCACCCACGTAACGGTTACCATCACGCACCGGTGGGACGGGCCCGCGTGGCCGCTCATCAGGAGGCCGGCGGCCGAGCTGGTGATCGGTCCGGTGTTCGTGCATGGGATCGCGCAGCGGACGCTGGCGGGCATCGCGCGCCAGGCGGAGAAGGGGGAGGTGGCATGA